Proteins from one Nicotiana tabacum cultivar K326 chromosome 23, ASM71507v2, whole genome shotgun sequence genomic window:
- the LOC142177225 gene encoding uncharacterized protein LOC142177225, translating into MVRGILHTEKLFIEENFNGHIGAKVGGYDDVHCGFGFGDRYGGGTSLLDFGRAFDLVIANSGFLKNVEHLVTFRSSVDKTRIYYLFCRKSDKGLCTDCKVFSGENLTNLHRLLVMDLDISRKRRKRAVCVQLKIKWGALIDDKAHKLGAKLQTMGAWRSSGDTGLCRP; encoded by the coding sequence ATGGTACGCGGTATACTGCACACTGAGAAGCTTTTCATAGAAGAAAATTTCAATGGCCACATTGGAGCGAAGGTTGGGGGTTATGATGATGTGCATTGTGGCTTTGGTTTTGGGGATAGATACGGAGGAGGGACTTCACTGCTCGATTTCGGTAGagcatttgatttggtgatagctAACTCAGGTTTTTTGAAGAATGTGGAACACTTGGTCACCTTTCGGAGTTCAGTGGACAAGACACGGATTTATTATCTATTCTGCAGGAAGTCCGATAAGGGTCTCTGCACTGATTGCAAGGTATTCTCGGGTGAGAACCTCACGAACCTTCATAGGCTCTTGGTCATGGACCTTGATATAtcgaggaagaggaggaagagggcAGTGTGTGTTCAACTTAAgatcaagtggggagccttgaTTGATGACAAAGCGCATAAGTTGGGGGCTAAGCTACAGACTATGggggcttggaggagtagtggggacaCGGGGTTATGTAGACCATGA